One window of Chamaesiphon minutus PCC 6605 genomic DNA carries:
- a CDS encoding GAF domain-containing protein, which yields MLNSFPLLTQSEPNSALVTHLWHRLVYPPLIMPPDRTVREAISLMKGIRIVCEPGKATAKPDKLQFQVISSCVSIVESGRLIGILTERDVVRLIAEGKDLSSLAIRDAMAAKTVTLNAADFTDISVAIDLLHRHHILYLPVVDDRDCLVGIISQESLQYHLTETLNAKVSKSETQKVQLLEHRIIALAEQVEEQTVRLKEREAQLQESQQFLQTVIETFPLAIFWKDRESRYLGCNHNFAQDANLNSPTEIVGKTDYDLCWGIAEGDAYSVDDRHIIATGRPKLGKIETQTAIDGSSRWIETNKMPMRNCNGETIGLIGTYQDITERKQTEAQLFRLSERLSLSLKSGSVGCWEWDIISGLLIWDDRMYELYGSEGSTRDSSISMAYDTWAKTIHPEDRPATEALLAQALLGEAEYDTEFRVIHPDGSIHFIKAYGLVQRDALDRPQSMTGINFDITAAKHDELVRQHNEQMIRQQAERESVLREITQRIRKSLDLKTIFETAVREIRHFMETDRVGIFKFNSELNFDDGKFVAESVNMQFQSILGVEIEDPGFGERLAHFYQKGRINAIENIHAAGLGDFEVEVLAKFQVRSNLVVPLLNGPMLWGLLCIHHCFADRSWQQGEINFVKQIAEQIGIAIQQATLYEKVQLELEIRWQAEEAIAIQLRQQKALAALAQQIRNSLNVAEILATATEQVKELMMVDRASIFQVSPNGHLRAVEEVVSPEYPRALDRNWDNEYLSNEEFEFYLDGNPNVVFDLKQDPRSAPLQAYIDHIGVKSKIVVPILLLFGNSATEQEIETWDEPHLWGLLSVHSCRTHRCWQDTEVKLVQQVADQLALAIHQASLFEKLQQELAERQQAQTQLLESNQQLAVSNQELARATRLKDEFLASMSHELRTPLNAILGLSESLQDGVFGNINERQQKSIITIEKSGKHLLALINDILDLSKIEANKFNLELTEVSVQSLCQNSVLFIKELAHKRQIRLQTQLPEQLKHLHIRVDDLRFRQVLINLLSNAVKFTPEGGNITLDIRVGLANGKTEKQAVNEAVVATDADTSIDRQSSVPVWQIAFSIIDTGIGIAPENMDKLFQSFIQIDSSLSRQYAGTGLGLSLVKRIVEMHGGTVSVQSEINRGSCFTVYLPLEPSLEMAFTPSPLPYPIASDPVPDETLVVPSQTSILLVENDEGNIETMTTYLQSRGYTIAVAENGRQAISFLENCTKDLTQGHPPNIILMDIQMPGMDGFEATKHIRQIPICATIPIIALTALAMPDDRQKCLDAGVDRYLAKPVKLSQLVATIETLIDK from the coding sequence ATGCTAAATTCTTTTCCACTCCTCACTCAATCCGAGCCGAATTCGGCACTAGTAACACATCTGTGGCACAGACTAGTCTATCCACCTCTGATTATGCCCCCCGATCGGACTGTGAGGGAGGCAATCTCTCTGATGAAGGGGATTCGGATTGTCTGCGAACCAGGAAAAGCTACTGCTAAACCGGACAAATTACAGTTCCAAGTGATATCGAGTTGCGTCTCGATCGTCGAGAGCGGACGACTTATCGGCATCCTGACAGAGCGAGATGTCGTCAGGCTGATTGCTGAGGGCAAGGACTTGAGTAGTCTAGCAATCCGCGATGCGATGGCCGCAAAAACTGTCACCCTCAACGCCGCAGATTTTACAGATATATCTGTAGCTATCGATCTCCTCCATCGACACCATATTCTCTATTTACCAGTGGTTGACGATCGCGATTGTTTAGTGGGAATAATCAGTCAGGAAAGTCTCCAGTATCATTTAACTGAAACCTTGAATGCCAAGGTATCAAAGTCAGAAACACAAAAAGTTCAATTACTGGAACATCGCATTATCGCCCTAGCGGAGCAAGTTGAAGAACAGACTGTCCGATTGAAAGAACGAGAGGCTCAACTTCAAGAATCGCAGCAATTTCTCCAAACTGTCATCGAGACTTTTCCACTTGCGATATTTTGGAAGGATCGAGAATCTCGCTATTTAGGTTGTAACCATAACTTCGCCCAAGATGCTAATTTAAACTCGCCTACAGAAATTGTTGGTAAAACTGACTACGATCTTTGCTGGGGAATCGCTGAAGGTGATGCTTACAGCGTAGACGATCGGCACATAATTGCAACGGGTAGACCAAAGTTAGGGAAGATCGAGACACAAACAGCCATCGATGGTAGTTCTCGCTGGATCGAGACAAATAAGATGCCAATGCGTAACTGTAATGGTGAGACAATCGGCCTAATCGGAACTTACCAAGATATTACCGAGCGCAAACAAACAGAGGCTCAATTATTCAGACTATCCGAACGGTTATCGTTATCGCTCAAATCTGGCTCGGTCGGTTGTTGGGAATGGGACATTATCAGCGGTCTGCTAATTTGGGACGATCGGATGTACGAACTATATGGCAGCGAAGGCTCTACGCGAGACTCCTCAATTAGCATGGCTTACGATACATGGGCTAAAACTATCCATCCCGAAGATCGCCCTGCGACCGAAGCTCTCCTAGCTCAAGCTCTCTTGGGAGAAGCAGAATACGACACGGAATTTCGAGTTATTCATCCTGACGGTAGCATTCATTTCATCAAAGCTTATGGGTTGGTGCAACGGGACGCTCTCGATCGTCCGCAAAGTATGACGGGGATTAACTTTGATATCACTGCTGCCAAGCATGACGAACTGGTGCGCCAACACAACGAACAAATGATTCGGCAGCAAGCCGAACGAGAATCGGTACTGCGAGAAATCACCCAACGAATTCGGAAATCTTTAGATCTCAAGACTATTTTTGAGACTGCCGTTAGAGAGATTCGGCATTTTATGGAAACCGATCGAGTGGGCATATTTAAATTCAACTCCGAGCTAAACTTTGATGATGGTAAATTTGTTGCTGAATCTGTAAATATGCAGTTTCAATCAATTTTGGGAGTAGAAATTGAAGATCCTGGTTTTGGTGAAAGGTTAGCACATTTTTATCAAAAAGGTAGGATTAATGCGATCGAAAATATTCATGCGGCTGGACTGGGAGATTTTGAGGTTGAGGTTTTAGCAAAATTTCAGGTGCGCTCGAATTTAGTCGTACCATTGCTCAATGGCCCGATGTTGTGGGGTTTACTCTGCATACATCATTGCTTTGCAGATCGCTCTTGGCAACAAGGTGAAATTAATTTTGTCAAACAAATTGCCGAACAGATCGGCATTGCCATCCAACAAGCCACCCTCTATGAAAAAGTCCAGTTAGAATTAGAAATCCGTTGGCAAGCAGAAGAAGCGATCGCGATCCAACTCAGACAGCAGAAAGCATTAGCCGCACTCGCACAGCAAATCCGCAACTCGTTGAATGTAGCCGAAATTCTGGCAACAGCAACCGAGCAAGTAAAAGAATTAATGATGGTCGATCGAGCGAGTATTTTTCAAGTATCTCCTAACGGTCATCTGCGAGCAGTCGAAGAAGTTGTCTCGCCAGAATATCCCCGCGCACTAGACCGAAATTGGGATAATGAATATTTAAGCAACGAAGAATTTGAATTTTACTTAGATGGCAACCCAAATGTGGTGTTCGATCTCAAGCAAGATCCTCGGTCGGCACCTTTGCAAGCCTATATCGACCATATCGGTGTTAAATCTAAAATTGTCGTACCGATTTTGCTATTATTTGGCAACAGTGCAACCGAACAGGAAATTGAGACATGGGATGAGCCACATTTATGGGGATTGTTAAGCGTCCATTCTTGCCGCACTCATCGCTGCTGGCAGGATACCGAAGTTAAATTAGTCCAGCAAGTCGCCGATCAACTCGCGCTGGCTATTCATCAAGCAAGTTTGTTTGAGAAATTACAGCAAGAACTAGCAGAGAGACAGCAAGCACAGACGCAACTACTAGAAAGTAACCAACAACTTGCCGTCTCCAACCAAGAACTTGCTCGTGCTACTCGGCTCAAAGATGAGTTTTTAGCAAGCATGAGTCACGAACTTCGCACCCCACTCAATGCGATCTTAGGGCTGTCTGAAAGCTTACAAGATGGGGTGTTTGGTAATATCAACGAGCGACAACAAAAGTCGATTATCACGATCGAAAAGAGTGGTAAACATCTATTAGCTTTAATTAACGATATTCTCGATCTGTCTAAGATCGAAGCAAACAAATTCAATCTGGAATTGACCGAAGTATCGGTTCAATCTCTATGTCAAAATAGTGTGTTATTTATTAAAGAACTCGCACACAAACGGCAAATTAGATTGCAGACTCAACTACCAGAACAACTCAAACATCTACATATTAGAGTAGACGATCTTCGCTTTCGTCAAGTCTTGATCAATTTACTCAGTAATGCAGTTAAATTCACCCCTGAAGGGGGTAACATTACATTGGATATACGGGTAGGATTGGCAAATGGGAAAACCGAAAAACAAGCAGTAAATGAAGCCGTTGTAGCAACAGACGCAGACACCTCAATCGATCGACAATCGTCTGTACCTGTGTGGCAAATTGCCTTCTCGATTATCGATACCGGAATTGGGATTGCTCCCGAAAATATGGATAAGCTGTTTCAATCCTTTATCCAAATTGATAGTAGTCTCAGTCGTCAGTATGCAGGGACGGGACTAGGATTGTCATTGGTCAAACGGATTGTCGAAATGCACGGCGGTACCGTATCGGTTCAGAGTGAAATCAATCGGGGCAGTTGTTTTACGGTTTATTTGCCATTGGAGCCAAGTCTAGAGATGGCATTTACCCCATCTCCTCTCCCATATCCAATTGCTTCAGATCCCGTTCCTGACGAAACTTTAGTGGTACCGTCTCAAACCTCGATTTTGTTGGTGGAAAATGATGAGGGCAATATCGAAACCATGACTACTTATCTTCAAAGTCGGGGCTATACGATCGCGGTAGCTGAAAATGGTCGTCAAGCAATTTCCTTTCTGGAAAACTGCACCAAAGATCTAACTCAAGGCCACCCTCCTAACATCATCTTGATGGACATTCAAATGCCAGGAATGGATGGTTTCGAGGCCACTAAGCACATTCGTCAGATTCCTATATGTGCGACGATTCCCATCATCGCTTTGACGGCTCTAGCGATGCCTGACGATCGCCAAAAATGCTTAGATGCTGGAGTCGATCGATATCTAGCTAAACCTGTCAAACTCAGTCAATTAGTAGCGACGATCGAAACACTGATCGATAAGTGA
- a CDS encoding response regulator — protein sequence MNTYSILIVDDEPDNFDVIQSLLPGENYRLHYAISGEHAIASLDKFDPDVILLDVMMPGLNGIEVCKQIKAMSKWQSVPIVMVTALSGKEDLARCLTAGADDFVNKPVNGIELRARVSSMLRIKKQHDRIQSFSKLQRHNIHSLTNDLNEIRLDLAAEFSCEFDRPLDIISETTEHLTENIEQLSTAAIIHILGQNNRSTLQLRKLMKKFWFYLQLVAERPESNYGNASIPKSIVEQSLKNRFKEIALPGNIIYEVEDTQLAVNTTHFQWICDELIEYVISNINPRTRTRIFGEVIDDMFHFSLTNYQRDVEKPSMIEMTKSIQLNTSTYEERELKIGLKIVKKLVNNYDGVFLLSGPNEAETAVYLTLPLVPQRLPMMGSVLKTPTVSVEG from the coding sequence ATGAATACCTATTCCATTCTGATTGTCGATGATGAACCAGACAACTTTGATGTGATCCAATCACTTTTACCTGGGGAAAATTATAGGTTGCATTATGCGATTAGCGGCGAACACGCGATCGCTTCACTAGATAAATTCGACCCTGATGTCATTTTGCTTGATGTGATGATGCCCGGTCTCAATGGAATTGAAGTATGCAAACAGATTAAGGCAATGTCTAAATGGCAATCTGTGCCGATCGTCATGGTGACAGCCCTGTCTGGTAAAGAGGACTTAGCTCGCTGTCTGACCGCAGGTGCCGATGATTTTGTAAATAAGCCAGTCAATGGGATTGAATTGCGCGCTCGTGTCAGCTCCATGCTGCGGATCAAAAAACAACACGATCGGATTCAATCTTTCTCTAAACTTCAGCGACATAATATTCATTCACTAACAAATGATTTGAATGAAATTCGCTTAGATTTAGCTGCTGAGTTTTCCTGTGAATTCGATCGCCCGCTAGATATTATCTCGGAAACCACAGAGCATCTGACTGAGAATATAGAACAGTTAAGTACGGCTGCTATTATCCATATTTTAGGCCAAAACAACCGCTCGACATTACAATTACGTAAGTTAATGAAGAAATTCTGGTTTTATCTACAACTCGTAGCTGAAAGGCCAGAATCTAATTATGGTAATGCCTCGATTCCCAAATCGATAGTCGAGCAGAGTCTAAAGAATCGATTTAAAGAAATAGCACTACCTGGTAATATAATCTACGAAGTCGAAGATACGCAACTAGCTGTAAATACTACCCATTTCCAGTGGATATGCGATGAATTGATAGAATACGTAATTAGCAATATCAATCCTCGTACTCGCACGAGAATTTTTGGTGAAGTTATTGATGATATGTTTCATTTTTCACTGACAAATTATCAGCGAGATGTTGAGAAACCTTCGATGATAGAAATGACAAAATCTATTCAATTAAATACATCTACATACGAAGAACGCGAACTAAAAATAGGCTTAAAAATTGTCAAGAAGCTTGTTAATAATTATGATGGGGTATTTTTACTGTCTGGTCCTAATGAAGCGGAAACGGCAGTCTACCTAACGTTACCATTAGTACCACAGCGATTGCCGATGATGGGGTCTGTGTTAAAAACACCGACGGTATCGGTGGAGGGGTAG
- a CDS encoding SGNH/GDSL hydrolase family protein: MGRNKNGETGRDRWIVNNFWDRQCQKSHLRSVFGRDSIRRRKYMAGYLLGLLIIGICVLITQPLIANSLPQPTLSKESQSQPKKLPKVVFFGSSSTVGFGTTRGDRRWTTLLSRYLGWEEINEGLSGSTVSNALREKELASVPSGLERWRTNVLSRKPDRVIILYGVNDAFRRINLGTATQPGTYSGDLTKMLTGMAQEFQPRQLIVSTPQPNQATLDRRQDYDRILQATTSQIGGYFIDAGKEAFPPSDLADYSADGLHLNNLGHAVFASYLANKMVDLGLEAAPPQAQGGNSSPDRVQPLPGGFFYIDLHHPLTFGRVRSIEAKWLAPGRARIAIVRPDGRGGYEAIYQTAIFYVTPGTARIEVPNWWVLDDDRLAVWTEGNCLSGYQLPPHSNGHLAIAQGNTIRDIPASRGHLAPPALAIRTIP, translated from the coding sequence GTGGGCAGAAATAAGAACGGGGAGACTGGGAGAGATCGATGGATTGTCAATAATTTCTGGGATCGGCAATGCCAAAAATCTCATTTGCGTAGCGTCTTTGGAAGAGACTCGATCCGCAGGCGTAAATATATGGCGGGGTATTTATTGGGATTATTAATTATTGGTATTTGCGTGCTGATTACTCAGCCACTAATTGCTAATTCATTACCGCAACCAACTTTGTCGAAAGAGTCCCAATCTCAACCCAAAAAATTGCCCAAAGTCGTCTTTTTTGGCTCTAGTTCTACGGTAGGGTTCGGGACGACTAGAGGCGATAGGCGATGGACAACGCTGCTATCGCGTTATTTGGGTTGGGAAGAGATTAATGAAGGATTGTCTGGATCGACGGTTTCTAACGCACTGCGGGAAAAAGAACTCGCATCGGTACCATCGGGACTAGAACGCTGGCGGACGAATGTTTTATCCCGTAAGCCCGATCGGGTGATAATTCTCTATGGTGTCAATGATGCGTTTCGGCGAATTAATTTAGGAACTGCGACGCAGCCCGGTACCTATAGTGGCGATTTGACGAAAATGCTGACGGGGATGGCGCAAGAATTTCAGCCGCGTCAATTAATTGTCAGCACCCCCCAACCCAATCAAGCGACACTCGATCGCCGTCAAGACTACGATCGCATTTTACAAGCAACTACCAGCCAAATCGGTGGTTATTTTATCGATGCTGGCAAAGAAGCCTTTCCACCCTCAGATCTCGCTGATTATTCGGCTGATGGTTTACATCTAAATAATTTGGGTCATGCGGTGTTTGCCTCCTATCTGGCAAACAAAATGGTCGATTTGGGATTAGAAGCAGCACCCCCACAAGCTCAGGGTGGTAATTCTAGCCCAGATCGAGTTCAGCCGTTACCTGGCGGTTTTTTCTATATCGATCTCCATCACCCCTTAACTTTCGGGCGAGTCAGATCGATCGAAGCCAAATGGTTAGCTCCCGGACGCGCGCGAATTGCGATCGTCCGTCCCGATGGGCGGGGCGGCTATGAAGCCATCTATCAAACTGCCATTTTTTATGTCACTCCTGGTACTGCTCGGATTGAGGTGCCAAACTGGTGGGTATTAGATGACGATCGATTGGCCGTCTGGACTGAGGGCAATTGCTTGAGTGGTTACCAACTCCCACCTCATAGTAACGGTCATCTAGCCATTGCTCAAGGTAATACGATCCGAGACATTCCCGCCAGTCGCGGTCATTTAGCACCCCCAGCTTTAGCAATTCGCACCATTCCCTAG
- a CDS encoding DUF3131 domain-containing protein, with product METTPRSLNIRWQAALCIAIGLTGIGISQLLTWQETSILPVPVYRKIPLTGEDRQLARNAWKYFETNRLPTGLVSSAAKFPATTMWDVASQFAGMMAAREMDLLSAAEFDRWMAQALGSLAKMPLYKGELPNKAYNAATLQPVNYGKLDKTEEIGFSAIDLGRLALWLDIIANRYPQHKTACNAVTARWKLTRLESDGNLMGVHLNKGKEEWNQEGRLGYEQYAAYGMKKLGVVAKNALNPKANEKNVDVMGVPIPADTRTTYHNYVTSEPYVLDGLETGFKALPVEYAGRVLQAQTRRAQATGHFTAWSEDNLDREPWFVYNNVHVDGQNWKSLTPSGKDGNKFSTSSTKTATSWQMLFRNRYTERNYKALRWLADPNRGVFGGVYEGTQEINRSLTLNTNGQILEAILYSHIGSIPLEDWARGQK from the coding sequence ACAACACCTAGATCGCTTAATATTCGCTGGCAAGCTGCATTATGTATTGCAATTGGCTTAACTGGTATCGGTATCAGCCAATTATTAACTTGGCAAGAAACTAGTATCTTACCCGTACCCGTCTACCGCAAGATTCCACTTACGGGCGAAGATCGCCAACTTGCGCGGAATGCGTGGAAATATTTTGAAACCAATCGGCTGCCCACAGGACTTGTTTCCTCGGCGGCAAAGTTTCCTGCCACAACGATGTGGGATGTAGCTAGTCAGTTTGCCGGAATGATGGCAGCGCGGGAAATGGATCTGCTCTCGGCGGCTGAATTCGATCGCTGGATGGCTCAAGCTTTAGGTTCTTTAGCTAAAATGCCACTATATAAAGGCGAGTTACCCAATAAAGCCTATAATGCCGCCACACTTCAACCAGTCAACTATGGCAAATTGGATAAAACCGAGGAAATTGGCTTTTCAGCGATCGATCTCGGTAGATTGGCTCTCTGGCTGGATATTATCGCTAATCGCTATCCCCAACATAAAACTGCCTGTAATGCTGTTACAGCCAGATGGAAACTCACGCGCCTCGAAAGTGATGGAAATCTGATGGGTGTCCATCTTAACAAGGGAAAAGAAGAGTGGAATCAAGAAGGGCGACTGGGTTACGAGCAGTATGCCGCTTATGGCATGAAAAAATTAGGAGTAGTCGCAAAAAATGCCCTCAATCCTAAAGCAAATGAGAAAAATGTGGATGTGATGGGAGTGCCAATTCCTGCCGATACCCGCACTACCTACCATAACTATGTCACCAGCGAACCCTATGTTTTAGATGGGCTAGAAACTGGATTTAAAGCGTTACCTGTTGAATATGCCGGACGAGTATTGCAAGCGCAAACCCGCCGCGCACAGGCTACCGGACATTTTACCGCATGGTCGGAGGACAATCTCGATCGCGAACCCTGGTTTGTCTATAACAATGTTCATGTCGATGGTCAAAATTGGAAAAGTTTGACTCCATCCGGCAAAGATGGCAATAAATTTAGTACGAGCAGCACTAAGACGGCAACGTCTTGGCAGATGTTATTTCGCAATCGCTATACAGAACGCAATTATAAGGCTCTCCGGTGGCTGGCAGACCCCAATCGTGGTGTATTTGGTGGTGTATATGAAGGTACTCAAGAAATCAATCGATCGCTCACGCTCAATACTAACGGTCAAATCTTAGAAGCAATCCTCTATAGTCACATTGGTTCGATTCCCTTGGAGGACTGGGCGCGTGGGCAGAAATAA